The Nostoc sp. PCC 7524 nucleotide sequence TGGCTTGTCATTTATGACACCTTCCCCTGTAGTCGCACAATCTAATGTCAATTTACTGGTGTCTGCTGCTGCTAGTTTGAAAGACGCACTCGAAGAAATTAAGCCTCTGTATCAAAAAAGTAAACCCAATGTCAACATTAGTTATAACTTTGGTGCATCTGGTGCTTTGCAGCAGCAGATTGAACAGGGTGCGCCAGCAGATGTGTTTATTTCTGCCGCTAAAAGACAAGTAGATGCTTTGGAGCAGAAAGGATTGTTACTTCCTGGTACACGAGCGATCCTAGCAAAGAACCGCCTTGTTTTGGTTGTCCCTAAGAACGCCAGAGGTATTACTAGCTTCTACAATTTGAGAGATGCCAACATTAAGCGAGTCGCTATTGGTGAACCAAGGAGTGTCCCCGCAGGACAATATGCTGACCAAGTTTTGCGTAAACTCAAGTTATTACCTCAAATTCAGCCGAAATTAGTCTATGCCAACAACGTGCGTCAGGTTTTAGCTGTGGTAGAAAGTGGTAATGCTGATGCAGGTTTAGTTTATGCCACCGATGCTAAAATTTCTGACAAGGTAAAAGTAGTAGTAGCTGCTGATGAAAAATACCACTCTCCAATTATTTATCCTTTAGCAGTGGTTAAAAGCAGTAAAAACCCTGATGCGGCTAAGGAGTATGTCAAGTTTTTAACTACTGACAACCAAGCCAAGGCTGTACTGCGGAAGTACGGTTTTATTTTGCCGTAGTTATTAGAGGTGAGGAGGGAGATAAAAATATCTACTACTTCTCTTAATATACAAAGGTGCGTCAGTATGAATCATTTCTCGGTGTAGTTAGGTTTTCTCACACTGACGCACCCTACTGGCTGAAGGTAGGGACTGCGGAAGTACGGTTTTATTTTGCCGTAGTTATTAGGGCTGATGAGGGAGATAAAAATATCTACTACTTCTCTTAATATACAAAGGTGCGTCAGTATGAATCATTTCTTGATGTAGTTAGGTTTTCTCACGCTGACGCACCTTACTGGCTGAAGGTAGGGACTTTCGCATTACGTTAATATACAAAGGTGCGTCAGTATGAATCATTTCTTGGTGTAGTTAGGTTTTCTGACACTGACGCACCCTACATTTGGAATAATGGAATTGTATTGCCATGCTATCTAGTACCAACGCCCTAAATAGTAGCCTTGCACCGGGTAATCTGCGGAAAGTGCATCACATTGCCCTCAATGTGAAAGATATGCAAGCTTCTCGATATTTCTATGGCAATATCTTGGGGTTGCATGAGTTGACTGGTGATGAAGTACCAGCAACTTTGGTAGAACTGGTAGCATCTGGGAAAGTCGCTAATTTCATCACTCCCGATGGGACGATTCTGGATTTATTTTGGACTCCTGATTTAACACCACCTCATCCCAACCCGGAACAGAGTTTTACAAGAGCCTATCACTTAGCTTTTGACATCGACCCGCAATTATTTGAGCAAGCGGTGGCAGTTTTGCGAGATAATCAAATTCACATTGCTCATGGCCCTGTCAGTCGTCCTACTGGTAGGGGTGTGTATTTTTACGACCCCGATGGCTTTATGATTGAAATTCGATGCGACCCACAATAGTATGTCAATGCAGATATTTAAAGTCATTGAAGACGTAATCACTAAGCCACCGATTCCCCACGAACCACATAAGCAATCATTAAAAGCCTGGGCAATGTATTGTCTGCGGGATAGAGGTTTTATTGTTGTCTATGCTCAAAATGCTGATTTTGCTATTGAACCTAGGGGGGGAAATAAGCTTTATTTTAAGGTGACGACTAATCCATCTGAGGTAGATAATTCTTGTAATTGGATAGTTTGGGATGGTGTGAATAAAACCGCCAGTCTGATTGCACAGCAGGGTTAGATGATGTTTGAAAAGTCTCTCATGATGGATTAAGTAGCTCAGTGTTAAAAATTATCGCTATGGCAAGGCAGGAGGCAGGAGGCAGGAGGCAGGAGGGAAGAGGGTTTGAGCCTAGTTTATTTTTCTTAACATAGTTGTGTTTTTTCCCACCGACTTACTTAAATAACGCGATGTGCAACTTATTTTTGAAACCCCTCTCCAAAGACGCGGAGCGGCTTCTCGCTAGAGTACCTCTCACGCCAGTTTGCTCAAGTCGGGAAACCCGCCCACGCAACTGGCTCCCCTGCAAGGAGAGAGGCTTTGATTCTTGCTCCCCTTCCCTTGTAGGGAAGGGGTTGGGGGTTAGGTTTGAGAGAAGGTTGCACACGGCGTTAAATACTTTTAGATCCCCCTAAATCCCCCTTAAAAAGGGGGACTTTGATTTATTCTAGTTCCCCCCTTTTTTAAGGGGGGTTAGGGGGGATCAATTAGTATATAGAATCACAGCCAACCACTGTTATAACAACCTCCAAGAAGTATTCAAGCAATGGCTTTGCAGATTTGCTGGGTGATTTTGATGGTTTCGTAGGGTATTTCGCTTCTGGTATTTTCGGGCAGGCATTCAATATCAATAAATATAATGATACCTATCAATTAGTCCTGTATTAGTTGATGGGATTTTTATTTTTTCTTAAAAAGAAATCTACACAGATTTTACTTTTAAAAACTAATAAAACCAAATATATATTTCTTGCAAAGTTTTGGTGAAGTACGAAGCCGGGTATTGTAAATTAATTATGACTCTGAAATGATTAAACTTACGTATACTGGTATCTACTTCTACAATTTCAGCAAATATCATGTTACTTGCATGGCTGATATTGACCGGGGAATTGAGGGTGAGTTGCTATCAGTGTCGAAAATAACTTAACAACCGACAGGAATCTTATGAACAAGTTTCAATCTTTATTCCTTGGGGCAACTATGGCTGCAACTACAATGACAGCAGTTGCCTTCGCTCCTTCTGCTGCAATGGCTGTTTCAATTACCTTAGATGGGGAGATATCGTTTGGGACTATAAATGATTTAGGTATTCCATCAAATCTTAATAATCCTACAGAGTATATTTTTTGGACTAATCCCGGCACTATTGGTGAGACGGATGGTGATTTTGCGACTGCTATCCCTCCTATTACTTCAGTTATCCTACAAACTTTAAAATTGACTCAAACAACAAGTGCAGGTGACGTAGCTACATATACCGTGGATGAGTCTGATCCTCTAACTGATTTTGCTAACTTCGGTTCAGTTACAATTAATGGTGAGACAGATGTATTGAGCTTTAATGTTACAGGCGGTCAGTTGACAAGAACAATACTTAGAGGTATCAACAACAGCCCTGTTGGTATTAATATAGGTACCCATCCGACTGATATTGTGGAGGGAATATTTAAGTTTAAGGGTCAAACTGTTGCTAATGGAACATTTGTCTTAGCTGATTTTGGGAATCTAGGTGGTGGTTTTGTTATTCTAACAACTCAACCACCCGATGGGGGTGAACCAATTCCCGAACCCCTAACAATGGGTGGACTAGCAGTAGGTGCAGGCTTCGGTGCATTTCTCAAAAAACGCTATGCTAAAAAAGAAAAGCAATTAGCGAAAGCTTAAACTTAAACACTTAAGCTAACTTAACATCAAATAACAACTATCAATTCTATTTTGTGTCCCAGTGGGAATCGCGCTAAATGCAAAACTCTAACTCAAGTTTTGCATTTGACAGTGATTTGACTTTCCTAATTGAAAAAACTAGGAATCAGAAAGGCTAGAGTTCAGTTTTCTTAATGTGTTTCTATAAAAAATCTGAGTTGTTTTAGAGGATGTTTGAAAAGCCCTTCATGGTGTATCAAATACTTTTAGATCCCCCTAAATCCACGCCACTTGCTACAAGTCGGGAAACCCGCCCAACGCAGTGGCTCCCCTTAAAAAGCTATCCATTAGTCACATCTTTCTTAACAAAAGCTAAAAACTAATTCTCAACAGGATTGGAGACGATGATGACAATAGGAGGACTAAGTAAGTCGGTGGGAAAAAACACAACTATGTTAAGAAAAATAAACTAGGCTCAAACCCTCTTCCCTCCTGCCTCCTGCCTCCTGCCTCCTGCCTTGCCATAGCGATAATTTTTAACACTGAGCTACTTAGACAAACAGCAGAAAGTATGAGTGTTAGAGTTGATGGGCTAATTTCCAAGTGGCAGCAATATCATGTAATCGCCGTAACCCTTTCCAAATAGTTTTCACACCAGGTTCTCCATCACCTTTACGACCAAGAAAACCACCAAGGCTAGCAATCATACGTACTGCTTCTCTAGGACTCGTATTTGATTTCTGTTGGCGTAGCCTGCGCTAGCGCATAAAAAACTCAGTACACCCCTACTCTCTCCTTTCCTATTGCCTATTGCAAGAGTGCCTATTGCCTACCTACGCAAATCATTTGGCTACGCCACGTTATACGAACAGTAATCAAACCGGATTCCTATAATTGCTGTTACGCCTGCTGGTGGTTTTTCTTCCTCTGCTAAAATTACCTGTAATTTGACTGGCTTTATTTGCGAACGGCCAATTTTATTTCTGGGTACTTCGATTTCTATTGTTTCGTATCTAATGGTGAGTTTTGCTATCCGGGCGGGTCTTTCTGGATTACGTTTCACAAACTAGCGTAAAAAATAATTATACTTATTCCTTGACGGATGTCTCTTGTGGCAGTTCCTGATAAATCAGGGTTTATAGGAGACTAGAGGAAAACACAATATACTCTGATCTCAAAGCAGTAAAGACTGCAAAAAGTTAAGGAGGATTTATGCGTGCAGTGCTGATGGCAGGCGGTTCCGGAACGCGACTTCGCCCGTTAACTTGCGATCTACCTAAACCGATGGTGCCGATTCTCAATCGCCCGATCGCAGAACATATCATTAATTTACTCAAAAGACATCACATCACGGAAGTGATTGCCACATTGCATTATTTACCTGATGTTTTGCGAGATTATTTTCAAGATGGCAGCGATTTTGGCGTACAAATGACCTATGCCGTGGAGGAAGACCAACCTTTAGGAACAGCAGGGTGTGTCAAAAACATTGCTGAACTTTTAGATGAAACTTTTTTAGTAATTAGTGGTGATAGTATCACAGATTTTGATTTATCAGCAGCGATCGCCTTTCATAAACAAAAACAATCAAAAGCTACTTTGATTTTAACTAGGGTGCCTAACCCCATTGAATTTGGGGTAGTTATTACTGATGCCGACGGTAAAATTAAACGCTTTTTAGAAAAACCTTCTACCAGTGAAATTTTTTCTGATACCGTCAACACTGGTACTTATATTCTCGAACCTGAAGTTTTAGAATATCTGCCAGCCAACACAGAAACCGATTTTTCTAAAGATTTATTCCCCTTACTCCTGGCTAAAGATGAACCCATGTACGGTTACATTGCCCAAGGGTACTGGTGTGATGTTGGTCACTTAGATGCCTATCGTGAAGCTCAATACGATGCTTTAGAACGGAAAGTCAAACTCGACTTTGCTTATCCAGAAGATACCCCAGACTTATGGGTGGGACAAAATACTTATATTGACCCCTCAGCTCATATTGAAGCCCCAGCCATGATTGGCAACAACTGCCGCATCGGTGCAAGAGTGCAAATTGAAGCGGGAACAATTATTGGCGATAATGTCACCATTGGTGCTGATGCCAATCTCAAACGGCCGATTATTTGGAATGGGGCAATTATTGGCGAAGAAGCCCAATTAAGTGCCTGCGTTATTTCCCGTGGTACTCGTGTAGATCGCCGCTCCCATGTCCTAGAAGCGGCTGTAGTTGGTTCATTATCTACAGTTGGCGAAGAAGCCCAAATTAGCCCCGGTATCCGGGTTTGGCCGAGTAAAAAAATTGAATCTGGGGCAATTTTAAACATTAACCTGATTTGGGGTAATACTGCTCAACGCAACCTGTTTGGACAACGTGGTGTCCAGGGATTAGCCAATATCGACATCACCCCAGAATTTGCCGTGAAATTGGGAGCCGCCTATGGTTCTACCTTAAAACCTGGCTCTAAAGTAGCGGTATCCCGTGACCAACGCAATGTCTCGCGCATGGTGACTCGCTCATTAATTGCAGGTTTGATGTCAGTGGGTGTAGATGTACAGAATCTGGATGCAACAGCAATTCCGATTGGGCGTACAGTTATACCGACAATGAAGATAGCAGGTGGTATTCATGTGCGGGTACATCCCGATCGCGCCGATTATATCTTGATTGAATTCATGGATGGCAAGGGGATTAATATCTCCAAAGCCCAGGAAAAGAAAATTGAAGGGGCTTTCTTTAAAGAAGATATGCGCCGGGCGTTGTCCCATGAAATTGGTGATGTTGCTTACCCCAGCCAAGTCATTGACCTTTACTGCACAGCTTTTGAGAAACTGTTGAATGTTTCTGCACTGCGTAACAGTCGGGCTAAAGTGGTAATTGACTATATGTATGCAGTGTCTGGGGCAGTATTACCCCAAATGTTAGATAAATTTGGTGCAGATGCCGTTGTTCTCAATGCTAGTTTAAATAAAGCTGCGGTATCTACCACTGACCGGGAAGCACTACTGAATCAGTTAGGTCATGTGGTGGAAGCATTAAAAGCTAACTTTGGCGTGCAGGTATCAGCCAACGGTGAACAGTTGATTTTAGTGGATGAATCAGGGTATCCCATTCGGGGTGAACTGTTAACAGCCCTGATGGTAGATATGATTCTCACCTCAAACCCCAGAGGAACAGTAGTTGTACCTGTGCATTCATCCAGTGCTGTAGAACAAGTAGCGCGTCGTCATGATGGGCGAGTGATTCGCACCAAAGCTAACCCAACCGCTTTAATGGAAGCTTGTCAGAAAAATCCCAATGTGGTGCTAGGGGGTAGCGGCGATACTGGCTTTATTTTCCCACATTTGCATCCGGGTTTTGATTCCATGTTCTGCATTGCGAAACTGATTGAAATGCTGACTATCCAGGAGCGATCGCTTGCTACTGTCCGCTCAGAATTGCCCCGTGTCATTCACAAAACCCACACCATACGCTGTCCTTGGTCCGCTAAGGGTGCATTGATGCGCTACTTAGTAGAAACTCACCCCGCCCAAAACCTCGAACTCATCGATGGGGTAAAAATTCGGCAACCCTATAATGACAGTTGGCTGTTAGTTCTGCCTGATGCCAGTGAGCCATTAGTACATTTGTATGCTAACAGTAACGAACGCGACTGGGTAGATGAGATCGTCAGAGATTACCGCTCTCGTGTGCAAACTTTTGTGGAAAGGCAGCAAGAACAGCATCCAGCAGAAGTTTGAATATTTAACACTCTGGTGAAAATATTGTAGAGACGTAGCAGTGCTAGGTCTCTACAAGGATTTCAGAGAATGCGTAATTAATGTCTGGAGATATTTATTCCTTATTCCTAAGTTTTGGTTTTTAGTGTGCTACGAGTTTTTTATTCATGTAAAATATGCGTTAGAGTCAAAACATCAGCTAATGACTAGGTTTCCCTACGACCAGTTTGCCAAAGATTATCTGAAAGAATTATTACAACCATTGGGAGAAGTGGAAACCAGTCGGAAAGTTCCGGCAGAAATCAGAGAAATTGATATTTATTTTGCACCTGTAGCTCCATCAACCAGCGATACAATAGATTTAGGGTTGTTAGGAAGAATGGCGGCTGAACCTGCATTAATTGAACCCTTTAGAAATGCCGCTACAATTGCAGAAATCCGCAGTTGTATCAACAAGTTATTTGATATATTTGCTGAAATCAAGCGTCAAGCCAAAGGTGATAATAACCGGATTTCTGAATCAGAATTACCTCGATTGTGGATTTTATCACCCACTGCCTCTGAATCTATCTTAAATGGTTTTAGAGCTAGCTTAGATACAGAAAATTGGGAAGTAGGAGTACATTTTTTAGCTGATTATTTGCGAACAGCAATTGTAGCAATTCACCAATTACCACGCATTGAAGAAACATTATGGTTGAGAATTTTAGGTAAAGGAAGAGTCCAGCAACAAGCGATAGACGAACTACAAGCACTTCCCCCAGAGCATCCCTTACGTAGCAAAGCAATTGATTTATTATTGAGTTTAAAGGCTACTCTAGAAGTAAATCAAAACATAGACGAGGAGGATAGAGACTTAATTATGCGCTTATCACCTATTTACGAGCAAAGACTAGCAGAAGCTAAACAAGAAGGTATTCAAGAAGGTCTTCGAGAAGGTCTTCAAGAAGGTCTTCGAGAAGGTATTCAAGAAGGAATTAACGCAGAACGCCGTAAAGTTATAGAAAATTTGTTACAAGTTAGATTTGGTACTTTAGATGCTGAATTAAGAGAGATTATTGAACCTTTATTAGCTTTATCTCCTGAAGAATTTACTCCTTTATTACTACAAATGTCGCGGGAAGCATTATTAGATAGGTTTCGTTAGGTAAATTCAGCCATTTGAATTCATACGAATTAGAAACAAGAATGCAACAGCATATATTTAATAAGGGCGCACAGTTTTGCACCCTTAAATGAATTTCTAAGTAAGAGACTGCTTACTGATTCAGCTATGGAAAAATAGCTAATTCAGTGTCTGGGTCGAAAAAGTGAATTTTATCTGGGTTTAATGATAACCAAAGTTGCTCACCCACACTAACTGATCTTTCTGGTGGAACTCTTACTTGTAGAGGATTGGTGATCTGAGCAAATCTAGACTCATCCTCAATTAGTGTGGCCGTGATAAAAGCATCGTTACCCAGGTTTTCTACTAAATCTACTTGCACTGGCAAATTCTTAGTAGCAGGTACACTTAAGCTTAAGTGTTCTGGACGAATGCCCAAAATTAGGGTTTGCCCATCATATTTTTGCAACGGACTAGCCCAATCTTCTGGGAGGGTAAACCGGAACTGAGAATGGGTAATTAACAAAGGTGCATGAAATTCTACCGGAATAAAATTCATCGGTGGTGTACCAATGAATTCCGCAACAAAGCGGTTGTTGGGGTTGTTATACAGTTCCAATGGAGAAGCAACTTGTTGAATCTGACCTTGATTCATAATCGCAATGCGATCGCCCATTGTCATCGCTTCAGTTTGGTCATGGGTAACGTAAATTGTTGTTGTCCCCAATTGGCGTTGTAATTTGACAATTTGAGCGCGGGTTTCTGCCCGTAATTTTGCATCCAGGTTAGAAAGCGGCTCATCCATTAAAAATACTTGGGGATTGCGAGCGATCGCCCTACCCAATGCTACCCGTTGTCTTTGTCCCCCAGATAGCTGTTTTGGCAACCGATGCAGCAGCATTTCAATTTGCAACAACTCAGCCACACCCCGCACCCGTTGATCTACTTCTCGCTCTTTCCCAGAGATATAACGTAGTCCTTTAGGTAGCTTTTTTGTTGTTCCCACCAGGAGATTTTCTGCCCAATCAGGGAGTTGGGAGGAGTGATTTTCCCCATGCTCTAATTCCCGACGACGTAATCCAAAGGCAATATTGTCATATACACTCATGTGGGGATACAAGGCGTAATTTTGAAACACCATTGCAATGTCCCGTTCCTTGGGTGGTAAGTCATTCACCAAGCGATCGCCCACCCAAATATTGCCGCCTGTCATTACCTCTAAGCCAGCAATTAACCGCAATAAGGTACTTTTCCCACAACCAGAAGGCCCCACCAATACCATAAATTCCCCATCAGGAATAGTGAGGTTAATTCGTCGCAAGACATTAATATTTCCTGATTGTTCTGTTGCTATATCGCTTTTCTTGCCAGATGCGGTTGGTGAAACCACATTTTCCCCACGACGGGGAGGGAAACTTTTATAAACGTTTTCTATAAAAACTTGCGCCACAGGTTTTAGTGATTAATCAATAGTTAATGGTCATTAGTCAATAATCAAGAGTTAGCATAACAGTAAGCTAATTACGAATTCCAAAAAAACTGTCCCCACTCCCCAGTCTCCAATCCCTTGACTTTATGACTACCCATGACATTGTAGACGTACAAACTACAGATTGTTGCATTGTTGGTGGTGGGCCGGCTGGTGCGGTTTTGGCGTTGCTGTTAGCGCGTCAAGGGGTTGCTGTGATGCTATTGGAAGCACACAAAGATTTTGACCGGGATTTTCGCGGCGATACGATTCACCCATCGGTAATGGAAATTATGGAAGAATTGGGATTGAGCGATCGCTTGCTGCAATTACCCCATGCTAAGATGCGCCAAATTCGGGTGAAAACGCCTCAAGATACCGTGACTTTGGCTGATTTTAGTCACCTCAAAACCCGCTATCCCTACATTACAATGCTGCCCCAGGTGAAATTCCTCGAATTCATCACCCAGGAAGCACAACAGTATCCCAGTTTTCAATTACTTATGGGGGCAAATGTCCAAGAACTCATTGTAGAGGACGGCATAATTCAAGGTGTGCGCTATCGGGGAGGCGGTGGTTGGCATGAAGTCCGGGCAATCCTGACAGTTGGTGCAGATGGTCGCCATTCCAAATTACGACAGTTAGGTAATTTTGCCTCCATTGAAACCTCGCCACCAATGGATGTGCTGTGGTTCCGCCTACCGCGTCAGCCAGGAGATAGTGAGGGAGGAATGGGGCGCTTTGCTCCCGGTCATATTGTAGCGATGCTTGACCGTGGTGATGAATGGCAACTTGCCTATGTCATCCCCAAAGGAGGCTATCAAAAGTTACGTGCTGATGGTTTAGCAGCCTTGAAAACATCTGTAGTAGAAGTTGTCCCAGAATTAGCCAACCGCATTGATAATTTACAAGATTGGTCACAGATCGCTTTTCTCTCTGTAGAATCTAGCCGTGTGCGACACT carries:
- a CDS encoding ABC transporter ATP-binding protein; amino-acid sequence: MAQVFIENVYKSFPPRRGENVVSPTASGKKSDIATEQSGNINVLRRINLTIPDGEFMVLVGPSGCGKSTLLRLIAGLEVMTGGNIWVGDRLVNDLPPKERDIAMVFQNYALYPHMSVYDNIAFGLRRRELEHGENHSSQLPDWAENLLVGTTKKLPKGLRYISGKEREVDQRVRGVAELLQIEMLLHRLPKQLSGGQRQRVALGRAIARNPQVFLMDEPLSNLDAKLRAETRAQIVKLQRQLGTTTIYVTHDQTEAMTMGDRIAIMNQGQIQQVASPLELYNNPNNRFVAEFIGTPPMNFIPVEFHAPLLITHSQFRFTLPEDWASPLQKYDGQTLILGIRPEHLSLSVPATKNLPVQVDLVENLGNDAFITATLIEDESRFAQITNPLQVRVPPERSVSVGEQLWLSLNPDKIHFFDPDTELAIFP
- a CDS encoding mannose-1-phosphate guanyltransferase; translation: MRAVLMAGGSGTRLRPLTCDLPKPMVPILNRPIAEHIINLLKRHHITEVIATLHYLPDVLRDYFQDGSDFGVQMTYAVEEDQPLGTAGCVKNIAELLDETFLVISGDSITDFDLSAAIAFHKQKQSKATLILTRVPNPIEFGVVITDADGKIKRFLEKPSTSEIFSDTVNTGTYILEPEVLEYLPANTETDFSKDLFPLLLAKDEPMYGYIAQGYWCDVGHLDAYREAQYDALERKVKLDFAYPEDTPDLWVGQNTYIDPSAHIEAPAMIGNNCRIGARVQIEAGTIIGDNVTIGADANLKRPIIWNGAIIGEEAQLSACVISRGTRVDRRSHVLEAAVVGSLSTVGEEAQISPGIRVWPSKKIESGAILNINLIWGNTAQRNLFGQRGVQGLANIDITPEFAVKLGAAYGSTLKPGSKVAVSRDQRNVSRMVTRSLIAGLMSVGVDVQNLDATAIPIGRTVIPTMKIAGGIHVRVHPDRADYILIEFMDGKGINISKAQEKKIEGAFFKEDMRRALSHEIGDVAYPSQVIDLYCTAFEKLLNVSALRNSRAKVVIDYMYAVSGAVLPQMLDKFGADAVVLNASLNKAAVSTTDREALLNQLGHVVEALKANFGVQVSANGEQLILVDESGYPIRGELLTALMVDMILTSNPRGTVVVPVHSSSAVEQVARRHDGRVIRTKANPTALMEACQKNPNVVLGGSGDTGFIFPHLHPGFDSMFCIAKLIEMLTIQERSLATVRSELPRVIHKTHTIRCPWSAKGALMRYLVETHPAQNLELIDGVKIRQPYNDSWLLVLPDASEPLVHLYANSNERDWVDEIVRDYRSRVQTFVERQQEQHPAEV
- a CDS encoding PEP-CTERM sorting domain-containing protein: MAATTMTAVAFAPSAAMAVSITLDGEISFGTINDLGIPSNLNNPTEYIFWTNPGTIGETDGDFATAIPPITSVILQTLKLTQTTSAGDVATYTVDESDPLTDFANFGSVTINGETDVLSFNVTGGQLTRTILRGINNSPVGINIGTHPTDIVEGIFKFKGQTVANGTFVLADFGNLGGGFVILTTQPPDGGEPIPEPLTMGGLAVGAGFGAFLKKRYAKKEKQLAKA
- a CDS encoding FAD-dependent oxidoreductase, which gives rise to MTTHDIVDVQTTDCCIVGGGPAGAVLALLLARQGVAVMLLEAHKDFDRDFRGDTIHPSVMEIMEELGLSDRLLQLPHAKMRQIRVKTPQDTVTLADFSHLKTRYPYITMLPQVKFLEFITQEAQQYPSFQLLMGANVQELIVEDGIIQGVRYRGGGGWHEVRAILTVGADGRHSKLRQLGNFASIETSPPMDVLWFRLPRQPGDSEGGMGRFAPGHIVAMLDRGDEWQLAYVIPKGGYQKLRADGLAALKTSVVEVVPELANRIDNLQDWSQIAFLSVESSRVRHWYRPGLLLIGDAAHVMSPVGGVGINYAIQDAVVTANVLTKPLQNHHVDLKDLAKVQHRRELPTRIIQAFQTLIQKRVFAPILTSNRTFQPPAWLRLPILRDLPARLIALGVFPVHVRE
- a CDS encoding VOC family protein: MLSSTNALNSSLAPGNLRKVHHIALNVKDMQASRYFYGNILGLHELTGDEVPATLVELVASGKVANFITPDGTILDLFWTPDLTPPHPNPEQSFTRAYHLAFDIDPQLFEQAVAVLRDNQIHIAHGPVSRPTGRGVYFYDPDGFMIEIRCDPQ
- the modA gene encoding molybdate ABC transporter substrate-binding protein; the protein is MKRRQILAFIGAAVASCLIAVGLSFMTPSPVVAQSNVNLLVSAAASLKDALEEIKPLYQKSKPNVNISYNFGASGALQQQIEQGAPADVFISAAKRQVDALEQKGLLLPGTRAILAKNRLVLVVPKNARGITSFYNLRDANIKRVAIGEPRSVPAGQYADQVLRKLKLLPQIQPKLVYANNVRQVLAVVESGNADAGLVYATDAKISDKVKVVVAADEKYHSPIIYPLAVVKSSKNPDAAKEYVKFLTTDNQAKAVLRKYGFILP